A region of uncultured Anaeromusa sp. DNA encodes the following proteins:
- a CDS encoding CBS and ACT domain-containing protein has protein sequence MFVKDQMTVNPITVTSATTIADAAELMKKHRFRRLPVVDIGKLVGIVTDRDLRKASPSSATTLSVHEADYLLSKALIKDIMAKKVLSIDAEATIEEAALLMYNNRIGGVPVVDKNQDVVGIITETDIFKCLVDIMGLPSGTTRVTIRVPDQAGVITEITGIYAELGINITSMASYSLPDGSGEEVIRGDVKDMEELKKRIEAKGYKVVHVAQIG, from the coding sequence ATGTTTGTGAAAGATCAGATGACCGTCAATCCGATAACTGTTACGTCGGCGACTACCATTGCGGATGCTGCCGAACTCATGAAGAAACATCGCTTTCGCCGCTTGCCGGTGGTTGATATTGGTAAGTTGGTGGGTATTGTGACTGATCGGGATTTGCGTAAAGCTTCGCCGTCTTCGGCGACAACCCTTTCCGTTCATGAAGCGGATTACTTATTATCTAAAGCCTTGATCAAAGATATCATGGCCAAAAAGGTTCTCAGCATTGATGCGGAAGCTACGATCGAAGAAGCGGCACTATTGATGTACAATAACCGTATTGGTGGCGTACCGGTAGTGGACAAGAACCAGGATGTAGTCGGCATTATTACGGAGACCGATATCTTTAAGTGTTTGGTGGATATCATGGGCTTGCCTTCGGGAACTACGCGCGTTACGATACGCGTGCCGGACCAGGCGGGAGTTATTACCGAAATTACCGGTATTTACGCGGAATTGGGCATTAACATTACTTCTATGGCCAGCTATAGCCTGCCTGATGGCAGCGGTGAAGAAGTCATTCGCGGCGATGTGAAGGATATGGAAGAACTCAAAAAACGCATAGAGGCCAAAGGATACAAAGTAGTTCATGTAGCCCAGATTGGTTAA
- a CDS encoding cation diffusion facilitator family transporter — protein sequence MNEELVLLKRRTARLSVVSNTSLVIFKLLVSWQTGAVSILSEAAHSAVDLIAALIAWAAVRKSDLPPDEKHAYGHGKIENLSGAIEAILIVVAALGIVWEAAQKLNQQHMPEDLELGLAVMALSIAVNWLVSGKLMAVAKVTGSQALEADAMHLRADIWTSVGVLVGLGLIYWTGLPWLDPAIALVVALIVFRAGWKLTKNSFAELTDISLPAEEEERIAALVQTHPEVLSLHRLRTRRSGSYRLLDMHVVLGKDMPLENAHAICDQLEAELKDVFAPCDVVIHMEPCTVASEAFACAGCVQCEKR from the coding sequence ATGAATGAAGAATTGGTATTGTTAAAACGCCGCACAGCGCGGCTATCGGTTGTATCTAATACGTCGTTGGTTATTTTCAAGCTTCTTGTAAGCTGGCAAACTGGAGCCGTGAGTATTTTGTCCGAGGCGGCTCATTCCGCGGTGGATTTGATAGCGGCCTTGATTGCTTGGGCGGCGGTGCGCAAGTCCGATTTACCGCCCGATGAGAAGCACGCTTATGGGCACGGCAAGATTGAAAATCTGTCTGGCGCGATTGAGGCGATATTGATTGTTGTGGCCGCCTTGGGTATCGTTTGGGAAGCAGCGCAGAAGCTTAACCAACAGCATATGCCGGAGGATCTGGAGCTGGGCCTGGCGGTAATGGCGCTTTCCATTGCCGTTAACTGGCTGGTTTCCGGGAAACTGATGGCTGTGGCTAAGGTTACCGGTTCTCAAGCGCTGGAAGCGGATGCTATGCATTTGAGGGCGGATATCTGGACGTCAGTAGGCGTTTTGGTTGGCTTGGGACTTATCTATTGGACGGGCTTACCTTGGCTGGATCCGGCCATTGCATTGGTAGTGGCTTTGATTGTCTTTCGCGCCGGCTGGAAGCTGACAAAGAATAGCTTTGCCGAACTGACGGATATCAGCTTGCCGGCAGAGGAAGAAGAGCGGATTGCCGCTCTGGTACAGACTCATCCTGAAGTGCTGTCGTTGCATCGTTTGCGGACGCGCCGTTCAGGCAGCTATCGTTTGTTGGACATGCATGTGGTTCTTGGTAAGGATATGCCGTTGGAGAATGCCCATGCGATTTGCGATCAGCTGGAAGCCGAGCTTAAGGACGTATTTGCTCCGTGTGATGTTGTCATTCATATGGAACCGTGCACTGTGGCTTCAGAGGCGTTTGCCTGTGCGGGATGTGTACAGTGTGAAAAGCGTTAG